The following nucleotide sequence is from Cytobacillus luteolus.
TTTTATTTGTAAAAAAATATCCAAAAAATATAAATTTCGAGTGGCGAAATAGTTGATAACTTGGTATAGTAGGTTAAGGTAATATATTCGAGGAAAGAGGAACAACAATGTGGAAAAATAGAAATGTTTGGATTCTTCTTAGCGGGGAATTGATTGCTGGGTTAGGCTTATGGATGGGAATTATCGGGAATCTAGAATTCCTTCAGCAGCACGTACCTTCTGATTTCTTAAAATCATTAATCCTCTTCACAGGACTACTTGCAGGTGTGTTTGTAGCCCCTTTAGCAGGTAGAATTATAGATTCCTATAAGAAAAAGCCAGTTCTTATCGCTGCAGGAATAGGAAGAATGGTAAGTGTGTTATTCATGTTTTTAGCACTAGAATATCAATCAATTTGGTGGATGGTTTTGTTTATGATTAGTATCCAGCTTTCTGCAGCCTTTTATTTTCCTGCATTACAATCATTAATTCCTATGATTGTACGTGAAAAAGATTTGTTGCAAATGAATGGTGTTCATATGAACATTGCTACGATTGCCAGAGTAATTGGTACTGCCTTAGCAGGGGCAATGCTCCTTATTATGAGTTTACATTCACTTTACCTAGCATCGTTAATTGCGTATGCATTATTATTAGTGGCTACTTTTATGCTGAGAATAGATGAGGAAAGTGTACCTAAGAAACCTAAAATCCCTGGAGAGAAGACGAAGGGTGGCTTTAAAGAAGTTATTCCTATTATTAAAGGTTATCCAATTGTATTAATGACTCTCATCTTAACCGTTGTGCCAATGTTATTTCTCGGTGGCTTCAACCTCATGGTTATAAATATCAGTGAGCTTCAGGATGATGCAACAATTAAAGGACTTCTTTATACAGCAGAAGGTATCTGCTTTATGTTGGGTGCTTTTATTGTAAAACGTATAGCAGATGGGAAAGACCAGTTGAAGCTAATGCTTTTGTTTACGTTTGTTGTCTCAATTTCGCAGTTATCATTGTATTTTGCAGATATAAAAATTATGTCCTTAATCTCATTTGGAGTATTCGGTCTTGCATTAGGCTTTTTCTTCCCAATTGCAGCGACTATCTTTCAAACAAAGATTCCAAAAGAATACCACGGACGTTTCTTTTCGTTCAGAGGGATGCTTGACCGTGTCCTTTTCCAAGTCGTATTATTAGGAACAGGGTTGTTCTTAGATACGATTGGGCTTAAAAACATGGTCCTGGTTTTTGGTAGCCTTTCGTTGGCTTTAGTTTTATACTATACTGTAAGGAATAGTAAAACTCCTATGATTACACAAGATCATACAAATCAACAAGCATGATTTTAGAAGGACTAGAAATAGTCCTTTTTTTATTCGGCCTTTAGTTTTATGAAGATTGCAGCCACAGAAGAAAAGTTGCATAACCCCAGGATTATGAGTCCTCGAAAGGTGAGATTTTTGGAAATGAGGTCACATATATGGTTTTATGAGCCCTCAAACCACGATTTTGATGAAAGTGAGGTCACATAAACAGTTTTATGAGCCCTCAAACTGCGATTTTTATCAAAGTGAGGTCACATAAACAGTTTTATGAGGCCTCTAAACACGGTTTTCATGAAAGTGAGGTCACATAAACAGTTTTATGAGCCCTCAAACTGCGATTTTCATGAAAGTGAGGTCACATAAACAGTTTTATGAGCCCTCAAACTGCGATTTTCATGAAAGTGAGGTCACATAAACAGTTTTATGAGCCCTCAAACTGCGATTTTCATGAAGGTGAGGTCACATAAACAGTTTTATGAACCCTCAAACTGCGGTTTTCATGAAAGTGAGGTCACATAAACAGTTTTATGAGCCCTCAAACTGCGATTTTCATGAAAGTGAGGTCACATAAACAGTTTTATGAGCCCTCAAACTGCGATTTTCATGAAGGTGAGGTCACATAAACAGTTTTATGAACCCTCAAACTGCGGTTTTCATGAAAGTGAGGTCACATAAACATTTTAATGAGCCCTCAAACTGCGGTTTTTATCAAAGTGAGGTCACATAAACTATATCCGTATCTACTTTTATATAATCAATAGTATGAAAAACCTGCTTTATTAAAAAAATAGATAGTAAAGGAAGGGGATTAACGATGATCAAATTATTTACCGATAGTGACTTAGATGGAATCGGCTGTGGGTTAGTAGCCAAGCTTGCTTTTGGAGATGAGGTTGATGTGGCATATTGCTCGTACCGGAATCTTAATGAAAGAGTGGAACGATTTATTGATGATCAAGAGAATAATGATGCTAAAATTTACATAACCGATCTTGCTGTTAATGAGGATGTTGAGAAAAAGCTTGCCAAACGTTTTAAAAACGGGAGTCATGTGCAAATGGTTGATCACCATGTCACAGCCATGCATTTTAACCAATATGAGTGGGGCTTTGTTCAGCCTGAATATGAGGACGGACGTAAGACGTCTGCAACATCTCTCTACTATGAGTTCCTACTTGAGAAAAATTTAATAAAATCTAGCCCGGCTCTAGCAGAGTTTATCGAACTTGTTCGCCAATATGATACATGGGAATGGGAAGTAAACGAAAACACGAATGCAAAACGTTTAAATGACTTATTTTTTATTATCAGCATGGAACAATTTGAAACCGAAATGCTTGAAAGATTAAAAACTCAGGAGTCTTTCTCGTTAAATGACACTGAGAATATGATATTAGATATCGAAGAAGAAAAAATTGAAAGGTACATAAATGCGAAGAACAGGCAGCTAGTTCAAACCTTTGTTGGTGACTATTGTGTGGGGATTGTTCATGCGGAAAGATACCTATCTGAATTAGGTAATGCACTGGCAAAGCTAAATCCACATATTGATTTAATTACATTAGTAAATGTCGGAACAAAAAAGCTTGGTTTTAGAACAATCTATGATCATGTAGATGTGTCAGCGTTTGCAAAACAATTTGGTGGAGGGGGCCATCCAAAGGCATCTGGCGCTACTCTTACTAAAGAAACGTTTGAAATGTTTGTTGTAAACGTGTTTGATCAGCATGCCATTCGAAGAGATGCTCCTAATAATGAGCTAAATGTTAAGGAAAATAAAAAAGGTACGTTCTATGTGAATCGTAAACGTGAATTTAGTAAAATTCATAAAGTGTCAGAACAACCTTGGGCTGTACTTCACAACAACAATTTACTTGAGGGATCATTTGAGACGTTTGACCAAGCGGAGCATTATGTAAAAAGGAACTATGGCTCAGGAATTGCATTTGATAATGAAGTTATTTCACTATTAGCGGAATCATTGAAAGTAAGCGAAGAAGATGTAAGAAAGAGCTATCAAGAATACCTTGAAAAACACTAGTAATGTACAGAAAGAGACCGGCGTTGTATATGCAGCACGGTCTTTCTTTTGCGAAAAATAAAGGATTTGAGTACAATTAACAGATGGCAAATGTGATTAAAGGAGTTTTTATAGATGACAGTAACAATACAATCATTAGGATTACCTAACCATATAGTAGATTTAATTAAAAACAGAAAAACAGGAACCATATCAAAGGAAGATGAACTGCTAATTGGATCAGGAGGATACACTCCAGCTGAGCCATCTGTTATTTTCGATGCAATTATTGCACTTTCTCTTGGAAAAAACGTACTTTTAAAAGGTCCAACTGGTGCTGGGAAAACGAAATTGGCTGAAACGTTGTCTAACCTATTTCATCAGCCGATGCACAGTATAAATTGTTCGGTAGATTTGGATGCTGAAGCCTTATTAGGATTTAAAACGCTTAACCAAACAGAAGGTAAAACGGAAATAGAATTTATTCCTGGTCCGGTCATTAATTCAATGACAAGCGGACATCTTCTTTACATCGATGAAATTAATATGGCAAAGCCAGAAACCCTTCCTATTTTAAATGGGGTATTAGACTATCGAAAAATGATTACAAATCCTTTTACAGGTGAAGTAATTCGGGCGAAAAATAGCTTTGGCGTAATTGCAGCTATTAATGAGGGATATGTTGGAACGGTTCCGTTAAATGAAGCATTGAAAAATCGTTTTGTTGTCATAGATGTTCCTTATATCCAAGGGGCTGCTTTAAAAAGTGTGCTTGAGGAACAAACTCAGCTAAAGGATGAAAAATTAATAAATGCTTTTGTAACCTTATCGTCTGATTTAATCACTCAAGTTCGTAGTGGACAAATTTCAGAAGAAGCGGCATCTATCCGTGCATTAATTGATACATGTGATTTAGCTGTTTTTATGCCACCAGTACGTGCAATTCAGCGAGGAATTGTCGACAAACTAGAGGATGATCGAGAGAAGTCTGCCATTATGAACATAGCCGAGACATTATTCGGGTGAGTAACTTATGAAATTTATTCAATTTAACGATAAAAAAATAGACTCGTTTCTCTTTATGCAGTTATCTGATTTGGCAGTTACTCTTTCAAAGATAGAGGATTTAGAGGTTGAGTATGCTTTCAAATCCTATTATGATCCTATACAAAACAAGCTTTTTATCAGTCATTTTTGGGATAATCGCCCCTACCATGACATGGTAAATGGACTGAAAAGTGATATATATTTACGAAGTATTGGAAGTAAAAATCACTCTGACTTTTTAGAAATAGATAGATATATATCTAGCATTAAAAACTATAAAATCCAAAGCTTTGCAAAGCAACTATTCATGGTTAGTGAGGATTTACGACTAGAGGAAATCTGTAAGCGAGAACGGCCAGGAACAAAGCAGACCTTCCAGATTCGAAGAGGAATTTATCGGAAATATTTTAGGGATCAGTTGAATGTTAACATACAAAAGGCGGTATATACAGATTCCTTATTTAATGCAATCTTCTTATTACTTACTTCAGATTCACCTCTTGAAGAAATTCCGTCTATTAATGAAGACATTGACCTTGTACTTCCTTTTGTTAGAAATGAAGTGACAAAGTTTTTTGAGGTCAATTCAACAAGAGAGGTAACTAGACTTTGTATAAATCTAATCGAAACTCTTGATGAAGTACTAACAGAAGACATGCTCAATATGTATTTTCATTTACCTGAGCTTGAGTATGACTTAGTTGAGTTAGGGATTACTTTTGATGAGTTAAAACGAAAAGATAAGTTAAAAAACAATGATATTTTGGAGAATGTAAAGGAGGGAGATGAAGATATACATGAAGAAAAACTCCCGACTTGGCATCAAGAATCGGAAACAACAACAAAAAGTTTTCTACAATTTGACCTCGAACAGGGAAGCCAAACAGACCTTTTAGGTGAAGGAGTTCGTGAAGGTGATACAGGAGATCAAGCTCTAGGGATGGTTCAGGGGTCTTCTCAAAAAACCTCTCGGAATGATTACTCAAAAATGGAAGCCCTTGAAGGTAACCGTGAAGCAAAGGATGGTCAATCTTCAGGGGAGCATGGGAAAGAAAATAAATTTGCTTTTACAGTAAATAAGTACCCTGAAAAGCCGACGATTGAAGAAATGAAGCAATATGACCATCAAAAGGCAAGTGTTTCTTCTTATCAGAAGAAATTAAAGCAAATGATCCAAAAAACGTTGGAGCACAAAAAGAATCACCCACGTGGTGACCTGCATTTTGGTAGGTTGAGTAAAAAGTTAATCCGAATGTTAACAGATGATAATCCAAGACTATTTTATAAAAAAGATCAAATATCACCGCAAATCGACGCTGTGTTTTCACTATTAGTAGACTGTTCTGCATCTATGTATGACAAAATGGAAGAAACAAAACTCGGTATTACCTTATTTCATGAAGCGTTAAAAGGAATATCTGTTCCTCATCAGGTTGTTGGCTTTTGGGAAGATACCAATGATGCGACTGCAACGAAACAGCCGAATTATTTCTATCATGCCATTGATTTTCAATCGTCCCTAAAAACCTCAAGTGGCCCGGAAATTATGCAACTTCAACCAGAAGAGGATAATCGTGATGGTTACTCAATAAGAGTTGTTTCTAAAAAATTGCTTCTTAGAAACGAGAAGCAAAAGTTTTTATTAGTCTTTTCAGATGGTGAACCGGCTGCCTTTGGCTATGAGCAAAATGGAATTGTTGATACCCATGAAGCTGTAGTAGAAGCGAGAAA
It contains:
- a CDS encoding MFS transporter, with product MWKNRNVWILLSGELIAGLGLWMGIIGNLEFLQQHVPSDFLKSLILFTGLLAGVFVAPLAGRIIDSYKKKPVLIAAGIGRMVSVLFMFLALEYQSIWWMVLFMISIQLSAAFYFPALQSLIPMIVREKDLLQMNGVHMNIATIARVIGTALAGAMLLIMSLHSLYLASLIAYALLLVATFMLRIDEESVPKKPKIPGEKTKGGFKEVIPIIKGYPIVLMTLILTVVPMLFLGGFNLMVINISELQDDATIKGLLYTAEGICFMLGAFIVKRIADGKDQLKLMLLFTFVVSISQLSLYFADIKIMSLISFGVFGLALGFFFPIAATIFQTKIPKEYHGRFFSFRGMLDRVLFQVVLLGTGLFLDTIGLKNMVLVFGSLSLALVLYYTVRNSKTPMITQDHTNQQA
- a CDS encoding DHH family phosphoesterase; this encodes MIKLFTDSDLDGIGCGLVAKLAFGDEVDVAYCSYRNLNERVERFIDDQENNDAKIYITDLAVNEDVEKKLAKRFKNGSHVQMVDHHVTAMHFNQYEWGFVQPEYEDGRKTSATSLYYEFLLEKNLIKSSPALAEFIELVRQYDTWEWEVNENTNAKRLNDLFFIISMEQFETEMLERLKTQESFSLNDTENMILDIEEEKIERYINAKNRQLVQTFVGDYCVGIVHAERYLSELGNALAKLNPHIDLITLVNVGTKKLGFRTIYDHVDVSAFAKQFGGGGHPKASGATLTKETFEMFVVNVFDQHAIRRDAPNNELNVKENKKGTFYVNRKREFSKIHKVSEQPWAVLHNNNLLEGSFETFDQAEHYVKRNYGSGIAFDNEVISLLAESLKVSEEDVRKSYQEYLEKH
- a CDS encoding ATP-binding protein, whose translation is MTVTIQSLGLPNHIVDLIKNRKTGTISKEDELLIGSGGYTPAEPSVIFDAIIALSLGKNVLLKGPTGAGKTKLAETLSNLFHQPMHSINCSVDLDAEALLGFKTLNQTEGKTEIEFIPGPVINSMTSGHLLYIDEINMAKPETLPILNGVLDYRKMITNPFTGEVIRAKNSFGVIAAINEGYVGTVPLNEALKNRFVVIDVPYIQGAALKSVLEEQTQLKDEKLINAFVTLSSDLITQVRSGQISEEAASIRALIDTCDLAVFMPPVRAIQRGIVDKLEDDREKSAIMNIAETLFG
- a CDS encoding vWA domain-containing protein, coding for MKFIQFNDKKIDSFLFMQLSDLAVTLSKIEDLEVEYAFKSYYDPIQNKLFISHFWDNRPYHDMVNGLKSDIYLRSIGSKNHSDFLEIDRYISSIKNYKIQSFAKQLFMVSEDLRLEEICKRERPGTKQTFQIRRGIYRKYFRDQLNVNIQKAVYTDSLFNAIFLLLTSDSPLEEIPSINEDIDLVLPFVRNEVTKFFEVNSTREVTRLCINLIETLDEVLTEDMLNMYFHLPELEYDLVELGITFDELKRKDKLKNNDILENVKEGDEDIHEEKLPTWHQESETTTKSFLQFDLEQGSQTDLLGEGVREGDTGDQALGMVQGSSQKTSRNDYSKMEALEGNREAKDGQSSGEHGKENKFAFTVNKYPEKPTIEEMKQYDHQKASVSSYQKKLKQMIQKTLEHKKNHPRGDLHFGRLSKKLIRMLTDDNPRLFYKKDQISPQIDAVFSLLVDCSASMYDKMEETKLGITLFHEALKGISVPHQVVGFWEDTNDATATKQPNYFYHAIDFQSSLKTSSGPEIMQLQPEEDNRDGYSIRVVSKKLLLRNEKQKFLLVFSDGEPAAFGYEQNGIVDTHEAVVEARKRGIEVINIFLANGEIDEGQQKTIQNIYGKYSIVVPDINELSDVLFPLLKKLLLKSI